A stretch of Campylobacter gracilis DNA encodes these proteins:
- a CDS encoding NCS2 family permease, whose product MEKFFHLAAAKTSVRQELIAGLTTFLAMIYIVPVNANIMSIAGMPFDALVTATALITIIATLFNGLFANTPVALSVGMGLNAYFTFALCVDAKMPWQSALGIVAISGALFTVLSFTNFRVWVIKSIPLDLRRAISAGIGAFICFIGLKQMGVIAPSQATLVTLGNLKDLNVLLGILGLAVVLVLFVLRIKAAFILSILITSCVAWVAGISPAPHGIVSAPSGITPIFAKLDIPGALKLAFVPFIITFFVTHLFDSIGTLTGVGNRAGLFGENSKDGMKKLSRNLTSDAIGSVAGAVIGTSTVTAFAESASGVEAGGRTGLTAVFCAIFFVLTLFMLPLFKAIPANAIYPILVMVGVLMFSELGKIDYGDAGILIPAFFIVFLMPFTYSITNGLSFGFIAYIVVRLAQRRIKDLNFGVLTLGAISVLVFLMH is encoded by the coding sequence GTGGAAAAATTCTTTCATCTCGCCGCGGCAAAAACGTCGGTAAGGCAGGAGCTTATTGCAGGGCTTACTACGTTTTTGGCGATGATTTACATCGTGCCGGTAAACGCTAACATTATGAGCATCGCAGGTATGCCGTTTGATGCGCTGGTTACGGCAACCGCGCTTATTACGATAATCGCAACGTTATTTAACGGGCTCTTTGCAAATACCCCCGTCGCGCTTAGCGTCGGCATGGGGCTAAATGCGTATTTTACCTTTGCGTTGTGCGTGGATGCGAAGATGCCGTGGCAGAGCGCACTTGGCATCGTAGCAATAAGCGGGGCGCTTTTTACCGTGCTTTCGTTTACCAATTTTCGCGTTTGGGTTATCAAATCTATCCCGCTTGATCTGCGTCGCGCAATAAGTGCGGGTATCGGGGCTTTCATCTGCTTTATCGGACTTAAGCAGATGGGCGTCATCGCGCCTAGTCAGGCGACGCTAGTAACTTTAGGAAATTTAAAAGATCTAAACGTTTTGCTTGGAATTTTAGGCTTAGCGGTCGTGCTGGTGCTCTTCGTGCTTAGAATCAAGGCGGCGTTTATCTTAAGCATTTTGATTACTTCGTGCGTTGCGTGGGTGGCTGGAATTTCGCCCGCACCACATGGTATCGTAAGCGCGCCAAGCGGCATAACGCCGATATTTGCTAAGCTAGATATCCCCGGAGCGCTGAAGCTTGCGTTCGTGCCTTTTATAATCACATTTTTTGTCACGCATCTATTCGATAGCATCGGCACTCTAACCGGCGTGGGAAACCGCGCAGGGCTTTTTGGAGAGAATAGTAAAGACGGCATGAAAAAACTATCTAGAAATTTAACCTCCGATGCGATAGGAAGCGTCGCAGGAGCCGTTATAGGAACGAGCACGGTCACCGCATTTGCCGAGAGCGCGAGCGGAGTAGAAGCGGGCGGTCGCACGGGGCTTACCGCAGTGTTTTGCGCTATATTTTTCGTGCTGACGCTGTTTATGTTGCCGCTATTTAAGGCGATCCCCGCAAATGCAATCTATCCGATCCTCGTAATGGTCGGGGTTTTGATGTTTAGCGAGCTTGGCAAGATCGATTATGGCGACGCTGGAATTTTAATCCCTGCCTTTTTTATAGTGTTTTTGATGCCTTTTACCTATTCGATCACCAACGGCTTAAGCTTCGGCTTTATCGCTTATATCGTAGTTAGACTCGCTCAGCGCAGGATAAAAGATTTAAATTTCGGCGTTTTGACGCTTGGCGCGATTAGCGTTTTAGTATTTTTAATGCATTAA
- a CDS encoding menaquinone biosynthesis decarboxylase, with protein MQSFDEILNGNFWIKRLYENGLLREVKEQIGTELEIAHASYIEVKRERSQALLFTNVRNAQGKQMPPVLSNIFGSSSALNLILGREPDEIAAEIESLLKPKRPQNFSEKIDFLAHLISLRKIFVKRLSGRGECQHVAHLGADVDLGELPVLKTWEGDGGEFITMGQVYTKDLNSQTQNLGMYRLQIYGRDRLGMHWQIHKDGAGFFDEYRKAGRKMPVSVAIGGDPLYIWCGQAPLPKGFFELLLYGFIRRSPARLVKSLTNEIYVPEGADYVIEGFVDPAISEPEGPFGDHTGYYTPVEPFPVMEVSAITHKRAPVFHATVVGKPPLEDKFMGYATERIFLPLFRTSAPDLIDYKMPENGVFHNLILAKIAVRYPAAAKQIMHAFWGVGQMSFVKHAVFVPQDAPSLDEYEALTKYVLNRIGAHSLVFSEGVCDQLDHASPNSCFGGKLGIDATVDLSSPPPQILSDEELLAKFQSEEPAILALKQHFCDTKNPLVLINIDKKEFVERSWRRLLKFSENFKILIFTDARNDASNLYMSVWRIVNSIDALRDVFVTQDDRICIDATSKHEWEGYTRRWPQETLCSREVVVSLIERGIVQDEPELFKKFEIF; from the coding sequence ATGCAGAGCTTTGATGAAATTTTAAACGGAAATTTTTGGATAAAGAGGCTTTACGAAAACGGGCTATTGCGCGAGGTAAAGGAGCAGATCGGCACCGAGCTTGAGATAGCGCACGCAAGCTACATCGAGGTAAAAAGAGAGCGCTCACAGGCGCTGCTTTTTACGAACGTACGAAATGCGCAGGGCAAACAGATGCCGCCGGTGCTAAGCAATATTTTCGGCTCATCTTCTGCGCTAAATTTAATCCTCGGTCGCGAACCTGACGAGATCGCCGCCGAGATTGAGAGCCTGCTAAAGCCGAAGCGTCCGCAAAACTTTAGCGAAAAAATTGATTTTTTAGCGCACTTAATCTCGCTTCGTAAAATTTTTGTAAAGCGCCTTAGCGGCCGCGGCGAGTGCCAACATGTCGCGCATCTGGGCGCTGACGTCGATTTAGGCGAGCTTCCCGTTCTTAAGACCTGGGAGGGTGATGGCGGCGAGTTCATCACGATGGGGCAGGTTTATACGAAGGATCTGAACTCTCAAACGCAAAATCTGGGCATGTACCGCCTGCAAATTTACGGGCGCGACCGCTTGGGGATGCACTGGCAGATCCATAAAGACGGCGCTGGCTTTTTCGACGAATACCGCAAAGCGGGGCGCAAGATGCCCGTATCCGTGGCAATCGGCGGCGATCCGCTCTATATCTGGTGCGGTCAGGCGCCGCTACCGAAGGGGTTTTTTGAGCTGCTGCTTTACGGCTTCATCCGCCGTAGCCCCGCTCGCCTCGTAAAATCGCTTACGAATGAAATTTACGTTCCGGAGGGCGCGGACTATGTGATCGAGGGTTTTGTCGATCCCGCCATAAGCGAGCCGGAGGGGCCTTTCGGCGATCACACGGGATATTACACGCCGGTAGAGCCCTTCCCTGTGATGGAGGTTAGCGCGATCACGCACAAGCGCGCGCCCGTATTTCACGCCACCGTCGTGGGTAAGCCACCGCTTGAGGATAAATTTATGGGGTACGCGACCGAGCGGATCTTTTTGCCGCTGTTTCGCACGAGCGCGCCCGATCTGATTGACTATAAAATGCCCGAAAACGGCGTATTTCACAACCTGATTTTGGCTAAGATCGCCGTGCGCTACCCCGCTGCGGCTAAGCAGATCATGCATGCGTTTTGGGGCGTGGGGCAGATGAGCTTCGTCAAACACGCCGTTTTCGTGCCGCAGGACGCGCCGAGCTTGGATGAGTACGAAGCGCTTACGAAGTACGTCCTAAACCGCATAGGCGCGCACAGCCTCGTTTTTAGCGAGGGTGTGTGCGATCAGCTCGATCACGCAAGCCCGAACTCCTGCTTCGGCGGCAAGCTCGGTATCGATGCGACGGTTGATCTAAGCTCGCCGCCGCCGCAAATTTTAAGCGATGAGGAGCTGCTAGCTAAATTTCAGAGCGAAGAACCCGCTATTTTGGCGCTTAAGCAGCACTTTTGCGATACGAAAAACCCGCTCGTGCTAATAAACATAGACAAAAAAGAGTTCGTAGAGCGGAGCTGGCGTCGGCTTTTGAAATTTAGCGAGAATTTTAAAATTTTGATTTTTACCGATGCGAGAAACGACGCGAGCAACCTCTACATGAGCGTTTGGCGCATCGTAAATAGCATCGATGCGCTGCGCGACGTGTTTGTGACGCAGGACGATCGCATCTGCATAGACGCTACGAGCAAGCACGAGTGGGAGGGCTATACGCGCCGGTGGCCGCAGGAGACGCTCTGTAGCCGCGAAGTCGTAGTAAGCCTCATAGAGCGCGGCATCGTGCAGGATGAGCCAGAGCTATTTAAGAAATTTGAAATTTTTTGA
- a CDS encoding phosphoribosyltransferase, with amino-acid sequence MRFYSFDEMDRDARVIAKQVRDEFMPDAIVAIARGGLTFGHALANALDMRTIFSINSIHYADTKKLDTIDVFNVPDLELYKRVLLVDDIIDSGDSMVEIKRVLLEKFPQIELKTAVIFYKPKALIQPDFKISKTDEWINFFWENYTIEE; translated from the coding sequence ATGAGATTTTATAGTTTTGACGAGATGGATCGCGATGCAAGAGTTATAGCAAAGCAGGTTAGGGACGAATTTATGCCCGATGCAATCGTAGCGATCGCTAGAGGTGGGCTCACATTCGGTCACGCGCTAGCCAATGCGCTTGATATGCGGACGATATTTTCGATAAATTCCATCCACTACGCGGACACCAAAAAGCTCGACACCATCGACGTTTTCAACGTGCCCGATCTGGAGCTTTACAAGCGCGTGCTGCTGGTGGACGATATCATCGACAGCGGCGACAGCATGGTCGAGATCAAGCGCGTGCTGCTGGAGAAATTCCCGCAAATAGAGCTTAAAACCGCGGTGATTTTTTACAAACCTAAGGCGCTTATCCAGCCCGATTTTAAAATTTCAAAGACGGATGAGTGGATAAATTTCTTTTGGGAAAATTATACGATAGAGGAATGA
- a CDS encoding glycosyltransferase family protein, with protein MRVKKLYQNEIFVIFIMCLFQGIFLLYAISNLSISYYEAEIFYDKKSLVSLIANLSCEIFGRNDYALRVPFILIHFANAAMIYKISKFILKRRFDMVVATALFMALPASMSSAILLNPAGIIVFFTLLAIYFAKSEYNIALFVLLSVCALIDRAFFMLYVGFGIWALYTRKKELLLLCIALFSFSVIFYDVSSEGKPKGYFLDTVGVFAGAFSPLVFLFFIYTIYRIWIKEEKSLLWFIATSALCLTMLFSLRQRVPLEMMLPYCVIATPLIIRVLFNSYRVRLPKFRTFHKIAVGVTLVSLAVSYFAVIFSDVMYEAMFANKPQRHFIYKFDVARQLASELKNRGVKSVSCEDERLCLRLKFYGLPSGDSAFIYADKPEYVSDHKNSIQNIDIYKRGVRIAKFYVKI; from the coding sequence ATGAGAGTGAAGAAGCTTTATCAAAACGAAATTTTCGTGATCTTTATAATGTGCCTGTTTCAGGGCATATTTTTGCTTTATGCTATCTCAAATTTAAGCATCAGCTACTACGAAGCCGAAATTTTTTATGATAAAAAATCCCTCGTTTCGCTAATCGCAAATTTAAGCTGCGAAATTTTCGGGCGCAACGACTACGCCCTGCGCGTACCGTTTATTTTGATCCACTTCGCAAATGCCGCGATGATCTATAAAATTTCAAAATTTATTCTAAAGCGCCGCTTCGATATGGTGGTCGCTACGGCGCTATTTATGGCGCTTCCTGCGTCAATGAGTAGCGCGATCTTGCTAAATCCTGCGGGCATCATCGTTTTTTTCACGCTGCTGGCGATATATTTTGCAAAAAGCGAATACAATATCGCGCTTTTCGTACTTCTGTCCGTTTGCGCCCTGATCGATCGCGCGTTTTTTATGCTATACGTCGGCTTTGGAATTTGGGCGCTTTATACGCGCAAAAAGGAGCTTTTGCTGCTTTGCATAGCGCTATTTAGCTTCAGCGTGATCTTTTACGATGTAAGCTCGGAGGGCAAGCCGAAGGGATATTTTCTGGACACCGTGGGCGTTTTTGCGGGCGCATTTTCGCCTTTAGTGTTTTTATTTTTCATCTACACGATCTATAGAATTTGGATCAAAGAGGAAAAGAGCCTGCTGTGGTTCATCGCTACAAGTGCGCTTTGTCTGACGATGCTTTTTTCTCTAAGACAGCGCGTGCCACTTGAGATGATGCTGCCGTATTGCGTCATCGCTACGCCTTTGATCATTCGGGTTTTGTTTAATTCGTACCGCGTTCGATTGCCTAAATTTCGCACTTTTCATAAGATTGCCGTAGGTGTGACGCTGGTAAGCTTAGCGGTGAGTTATTTTGCAGTGATTTTCAGCGACGTGATGTATGAGGCGATGTTCGCAAACAAACCGCAGCGGCATTTTATCTATAAATTTGACGTAGCTAGGCAGCTGGCAAGTGAGTTAAAAAATCGCGGAGTAAAAAGCGTAAGCTGCGAGGACGAGAGGCTCTGCCTGCGGCTGAAATTTTACGGACTGCCTAGCGGGGACAGCGCTTTTATCTATGCGGATAAGCCGGAATATGTCTCTGATCATAAAAATTCGATACAAAATATAGATATTTACAAGCGAGGCGTGCGAATTGCGAAATTTTATGTTAAAATATAA
- a CDS encoding methionine ABC transporter permease, producing the protein MIEWIQNFFSGVIPKLLLNATLETLYMTFVSTALAFILGLVLAIVLILTRRGGLCENRIVYAVLDVVINTLRSFPFIILLIVLFPLTKLLVGTSIGTTAAIVPLTIGSAPFIARLIESALLEVDGGVIEAAKSFGASKTQIIFRVMFVEALPSIIGAITLTLIVIIGFTAMAGTVGGGGLGDVAIRYGFQRFRPDIMAYTVVILIVLVQIIQSIGNLLYKITKK; encoded by the coding sequence ATGATAGAGTGGATACAAAATTTTTTTAGCGGAGTGATTCCGAAGCTGTTACTAAACGCGACGCTGGAGACGCTGTATATGACCTTCGTAAGCACGGCTTTGGCGTTTATTTTGGGGCTCGTGCTCGCGATCGTGCTTATCCTTACGCGCCGCGGCGGGCTTTGCGAAAACCGCATCGTTTACGCCGTGCTGGACGTCGTGATAAACACGCTACGAAGCTTTCCGTTTATAATTTTGCTGATCGTGCTCTTTCCACTTACGAAGCTTCTTGTCGGCACTAGCATCGGCACCACCGCGGCGATCGTGCCGCTTACTATCGGCTCGGCGCCCTTTATCGCGCGGCTCATCGAAAGTGCGCTGCTGGAGGTTGATGGCGGCGTGATCGAGGCGGCGAAGAGCTTCGGTGCGAGCAAGACGCAGATAATCTTTCGCGTAATGTTCGTCGAGGCGCTACCTAGTATTATCGGTGCGATTACTCTGACGCTCATCGTCATCATCGGATTTACGGCGATGGCTGGCACGGTCGGCGGCGGCGGGCTCGGCGACGTGGCGATCCGCTATGGCTTTCAGCGCTTCCGCCCCGATATAATGGCATACACCGTCGTGATCCTGATCGTGCTCGTGCAGATAATCCAAAGTATCGGAAATTTGCTTTATAAAATTACGAAAAAGTAG
- the metG gene encoding methionine--tRNA ligase, with protein MKKYIMTPIYYVNDVPHIGHAYTTIIADTMARFYRLQGHEVFFKTGTDEHGQKIEEAAAKHAQSPKQYADGVSAKFKDLWDEFDISYDMFSRTTDAAHEAAVQNVFRKMYEKGDIYKGEYEGNYCVSCESFFPSAQLIDGEYCPDCGKKTKILKEESYFFRLSAYAERLLKWYEDEKCILPLGKKNEVISFVKSGLKDLSITRTGFDWGVKIPPELNDPKHVIYVWLDALMDYLSSLGFCAGGERMEYWSDALHIVGKDILRFHAVYWPAFLMSLGLNMPRSIAAHGWWTRDGKKMSKSLGNVVDPREVANAYGLEQFRYFLLREVPFGQDGDFSQKAIINRVNSELANELGNLLSRIVGMSAKYSDYVINSKDVMKFFTAEIKEANSYLSAAISALEEVATNRYLEELWRALALANASIAKYEPWNLIKNGEQAKALALVALVANILAKVAVLLSPAMPKTAARIADTLGFEISTPLYEKLVLRGEILDFKAKPCEPLFTKIDHELMPKADYDRLDGAANSASCSGADAAAKGAPSLNANVTGSSATAQEAQGEATEAQIKIDDFKKCVIKVGTILECENIEGSEKLLRFMIDLGEERPRQIISGIAKFYDPAALIGKQICVLANLKPAKIFKHSSEGMILSAEDGSLTLLSTLAPVKNGAIVG; from the coding sequence ATGAAAAAATACATAATGACGCCGATTTATTACGTAAACGACGTCCCGCACATCGGTCACGCATATACGACGATCATCGCCGATACGATGGCTAGATTTTACCGCCTGCAAGGACACGAGGTGTTTTTTAAAACGGGCACCGACGAGCACGGTCAAAAGATCGAGGAGGCCGCAGCTAAGCACGCTCAGAGCCCAAAGCAGTACGCAGACGGCGTAAGCGCTAAATTTAAAGACCTGTGGGACGAGTTTGACATCAGCTATGATATGTTTTCGCGCACTACCGATGCCGCGCATGAGGCGGCGGTGCAAAACGTATTTCGCAAGATGTATGAAAAGGGCGACATTTATAAGGGCGAATACGAAGGCAACTATTGCGTAAGCTGCGAGAGTTTTTTTCCTTCCGCTCAGCTAATCGACGGCGAGTATTGCCCCGACTGCGGCAAAAAGACTAAAATTTTAAAAGAGGAGAGTTATTTTTTCAGACTTAGCGCCTATGCAGAGCGGCTTTTGAAATGGTATGAAGACGAAAAGTGCATCCTGCCACTAGGCAAAAAAAACGAGGTCATAAGCTTCGTAAAAAGCGGACTGAAGGATCTTTCGATCACGCGAACGGGCTTTGATTGGGGCGTTAAAATTCCGCCCGAGCTGAACGATCCGAAGCACGTGATTTACGTCTGGCTGGACGCGCTAATGGATTATCTTAGCTCGCTTGGATTTTGCGCGGGCGGCGAGCGGATGGAGTATTGGAGCGACGCGCTGCACATCGTGGGCAAGGATATTTTGCGCTTTCACGCCGTTTATTGGCCTGCGTTTTTGATGAGCCTGGGACTAAATATGCCACGCAGCATCGCAGCTCACGGCTGGTGGACGCGCGACGGCAAAAAGATGAGCAAGAGCCTTGGCAACGTCGTGGATCCGCGCGAGGTCGCAAACGCCTACGGGCTGGAGCAGTTTAGGTATTTTTTGCTGCGCGAGGTACCGTTCGGTCAAGACGGCGATTTTTCGCAAAAAGCGATCATCAACCGCGTAAATTCCGAGCTTGCCAACGAGCTTGGAAATCTACTCAGCCGCATCGTCGGCATGAGCGCAAAATACTCGGATTACGTCATAAATTCCAAAGACGTGATGAAATTTTTCACCGCCGAGATCAAGGAAGCAAACTCCTATCTGAGCGCCGCAATTAGCGCGCTTGAGGAGGTTGCTACCAATAGATATTTAGAGGAGCTTTGGAGGGCGCTTGCGCTCGCAAACGCTTCGATCGCGAAATACGAGCCGTGGAATTTGATTAAAAACGGCGAGCAGGCTAAGGCGTTGGCTCTCGTCGCATTGGTCGCAAACATTTTGGCTAAAGTCGCCGTACTGCTAAGTCCTGCGATGCCGAAGACGGCGGCTCGTATCGCAGACACGCTGGGCTTTGAAATATCCACTCCGCTTTATGAAAAGCTAGTGCTTCGCGGCGAAATTTTAGATTTTAAGGCTAAGCCGTGCGAGCCGCTTTTTACCAAGATCGATCACGAGCTAATGCCGAAGGCGGACTACGATAGACTGGATGGCGCTGCAAATTCTGCAAGCTGTTCGGGCGCAGACGCTGCCGCAAAAGGCGCGCCAAGCTTAAACGCAAACGTTACCGGTTCGAGCGCTACGGCGCAAGAAGCCCAAGGCGAGGCAACCGAAGCTCAAATCAAAATAGATGATTTTAAGAAATGCGTTATCAAAGTCGGCACGATTTTGGAGTGCGAAAACATAGAGGGCAGCGAGAAGTTGTTGCGATTTATGATCGATTTGGGCGAGGAGAGGCCGCGTCAAATCATCAGCGGTATCGCGAAATTTTACGATCCCGCCGCGCTTATCGGCAAGCAGATCTGCGTGCTGGCAAATTTAAAACCCGCTAAAATTTTTAAACATAGCAGCGAGGGTATGATTTTAAGCGCCGAGGATGGCAGCCTTACGCTGCTTAGCACTCTTGCGCCCGTAAAAAACGGCGCGATCGTAGGTTAG
- a CDS encoding pilus assembly FimT family protein, with the protein MKKAFTMIELIFIIVVVGILAAVAVPQINRNSLVEAADQVAAHIRYTQQLAMNDNKFDPDDPNWFKRFWRIQFTDQGAPGSAAGWRYNIYWDNGDFPGSNGQPNSLNSMAADPQNPNKLLTSGFARQPANTDGARMNQKLNLGATYNIRNIQFTNCGNRNNHTISFDSYGRPMGQLANSNVPYDRLFVGQCVITLTNDARETASITIEPETGYVRYTLNSNTGTAAQ; encoded by the coding sequence ATGAAAAAAGCATTTACTATGATAGAGCTGATTTTCATCATCGTGGTGGTTGGAATTCTAGCGGCGGTGGCAGTGCCTCAAATCAATCGAAATAGCCTTGTGGAGGCGGCAGATCAAGTAGCTGCTCATATTCGCTATACTCAGCAACTGGCTATGAATGATAACAAATTCGATCCTGACGATCCTAATTGGTTTAAGAGATTTTGGAGGATTCAATTTACTGATCAAGGAGCACCGGGCTCTGCGGCAGGATGGCGATATAATATATATTGGGATAACGGAGACTTCCCTGGTTCAAACGGACAACCAAATAGCCTAAATTCTATGGCAGCTGATCCGCAAAATCCTAACAAACTGCTTACTTCGGGCTTCGCTAGGCAGCCCGCCAATACTGATGGTGCAAGAATGAATCAAAAGCTAAATTTAGGAGCAACATATAATATAAGAAATATACAATTTACTAATTGCGGTAATAGAAACAATCACACCATCTCCTTTGATTCTTACGGTCGCCCAATGGGGCAGTTAGCGAACTCTAATGTGCCATATGATAGGCTTTTTGTGGGCCAGTGCGTTATTACACTTACTAATGATGCAAGAGAGACCGCTAGTATTACTATCGAGCCGGAGACCGGATACGTAAGATACACGCTAAATTCTAATACCGGCACAGCCGCACAATAG